One window of Dysidea avara chromosome 11, odDysAvar1.4, whole genome shotgun sequence genomic DNA carries:
- the LOC136239481 gene encoding AP-3 complex subunit sigma-1-like isoform X2 produces MIKAIIVFNNQGKPRLVKFFSHFSEEEEQQIIREIFHMVSKRDDLVCNFLEGGSKLGTGDFKLVYRHYATLYFVFCVDSSESELGILDLIQVFVETLDKCFENVCELDLIFHVDKVHNILQEICMGGMVLETNMSEIMTHVEAQSKQEKSETSTSTIVRTQMSSAPNRAMTAVKNMQKSTIKSNLPYFINKKL; encoded by the exons ATGATCAAGGCTATCATAGTATTCAACAACCAGGGAAAACCGCGACTAGTAAAGTTCTTCAGCCACTTC TCTGAAGAGGAAGAACAACAAATCATCCGGGAGATATTTCATATGGTGTCTAAACGTGATGACTTGGTGTGTAACTTCCTCGAGGGAGGTAGCAAGTTGGGTACCGGCGACTTTAAGTTGGTATACCGTCACTATGCCACCTTGTACTTTGTGTTCTGTGTTGACTCTTCTGAGAGTGAACTAGGAATATTGGACCTGATACAG GTGTTTGTTGAAACTCTTGATAAATGTTTTGAGAATGTGTGCGAGTTAGACCTGATCTTCCATGTTGACAAG GTGCACAACATCCTGCAGGAGATCTGTATGGGAGGGATGGTACTGGAGACGAACATGTCTGAGATAATGACTCATGTTGAGGCACAGAGTAAACAGGAGAAATCAGAAACGTCAACTTCAACCATTGTCAGG ACGCAGATGTCGTCTGCTCCTAACCGTGCCATGACGGCAGTCAAGAATATGCAAAAGAGTACGATCAAATCAAACCTTCCTTACTTCATTAACAAGAAACTATAA
- the LOC136239469 gene encoding exopolyphosphatase PRUNE1-like — MSVSLQQYLDTSFDAFSNLDAYESVTVVVGNEACDLDSIVCSIVYGYLLQQKHGGDNVIAAPVLQCTQENLKLRGDAVMLFEQFQLDTSKLLFIDKVELGSIANAGKLTLALVDTNTLTSDLSQLAPHVKKIVDHHKDVGISYHADCERLIEPVGSCATLVAELLLAEDIINEVIAELLLAAILVDTFNLSPTANRATDKDRDVAHRLTSMITISSDELYRSVLGARCDNSTLSVRDLIEKDFKIAQRAGVTVGFCSIIGRLEEIVTDKEFVKEATEFCTREQLDLMLLLGVDIEEAELRGRSIGLFRLPGKTTLMESVASFLKSNKNIRAENETTYGDCVVMEQGNAQASRKAILPSVMEFVGGETVAIDPSTSVYVNVKAPSSDEKVEDSFVHIEQSKQQEDDDQSPAVLEAQPRAPLEPVVKIITGPKGKDGGGAVDYAVSSEANDQLREKVMEPDEGDSPDLKIKEYSAEEEQKDTRRFRVVTVGEESVKIDMEAVEPYRKVIQHMGYKGTTAIVIISACYLPPRSLPNHASILSQVFYYVIYTLNRLVVDNYIIIYFHSAAPRRSLPGFGMMRRFYQMVDRRLRKNLIQLLVVHPSVWIKTMFVLARPFISSKFYRKVHMLPMIGDLDQHLKMDDNLIPQPVIDYDKVLMSRQQRYAVNKPTDDKPGDALPPGGDSDKVHDETTTVLTDDKSSD; from the exons ATGAGCGTCTCTTTACAACAATACTTGGACACATCCTTTGATGCGTTCAGCAACTTG GACGCGTACGAGTCTGTGACTGTGGTGGTCGGGAATGAGGCGTGCGACTTGGATTCCATTGTCTGCTCTATCGTATACGGCTACCTCCTTCAACAGAAG CATGGCGGGGATAACGTTATTGCAGCTCCtgtgctacagtgtacacaGGAGAACTTGAAACTTCGAGGTGATGCCGTGATGTTGTTTGAGCAATTCCAATTGGACACCAGTAAACTATTGTTTATTGATAAGGTAGAGCTGGGCTCAATAGCCAATGCTGGTAAACTCACTTTAGCTCTAGTGGATACTAATACACTAACATCTGACCTCAGCCAGCTTGCACCTCATGTCAAGAAAATTGTCGATCATCATAAAGATGTTGGCATTAGCTACCATGCTGATTGTGAGCGACTGATAGAGCCAGTTGGATCTTGTGCCACtctcgtagctgaactgttGTTAGCTGAAGACATTATCAATGAGGTCATTGCTGAGCTCCTATTGGCTGCTATACTTGTAGACACGTTTAACCTCAGCCCAACTGCTAACAGGGCTACTGACAAAGACAGAGATGTGGCACACAGGCTGACCTCCATGATCACAATTAGCAGTGATGAGTTGTACCGGTCTGTTTTGGGAGCAAGGTGTGATAACTCAACTTTGTCAGTTAGAGACCTTATTGAGAAAGACTTCAAGATTGCCCAGAGAGCTGGAGTTACTGTAGGGTTTTGTTCTATCATTGGCCGACTAGAAGAGATCGTCACAGACAAGGAATTTGTGAAAGAGGCTACTGAGTTTTGTACCAGAGAGCAGCTTGACTTgatgctacttcttggggttGATATTGAAGAGGCTGAACTACGTGGTCGCAGCATCGGCCTATTCCGTCTGCCCGGGAAGACCACATTAATGGAGTCTGTTGCCTCCTTCTTGAAGAGCAACAAGAACATTAGAGCTGAGAACGAGACAACATATGGTGACTGTGTTGTTATGGAGCAGGGTAATGCACAAGCATCAAGGAAGGCTATTCTTCCTTCAGTAATGGAGTTTGTTGG AGGTGAGACTGTGGCGATTGACCCATCTACTTCAGTCTATGTCAATGTGAAAGCCCCCAGCTCTGACGAGAAGGTAGAGGATAGCTTTGTCCACATTGAGCAGTCCAAGCAGCAAGAAGATGATGACCAATCACCAGCTGTATTGGAGGCCCAACCTCGGGCACCACTGGAACCTGTTGTGAAAATTATTACTGGACCCAAAGGGAAAGATGGtg GTGGAGCAGTGGACTATGCAGTATCCAGTGAGGCTAATGACCAACTACGTGAAAAGGTGATGGAGCCAGATGAGGGAGATTCCCCTGACCTAAAGATTAAGGAGTACTCAGCTGAGGAGGAACAGAAAGACACACGTCGTTTTCGTGTGGTCACAGTCGGAGAAGAGTCAGTCAAGATTGACATGGAAGCAGTAGAGCCTTATAGGAAGGTGATCCAGCACATGG GGTATAAGGGTACAACTGCTATTGTCATCATCTCAGCTTGTTACCTGCCACCTCGGAGCCTCCCCAACCACGCCTCCATTTTATCTCAAGTGTTCTA CTATGTCATCTACACACTAAACCGACTTGTGGTTGACAATTACATCATTATCTATTTCCACTCTGCTGCTCCTCGTCGCAGCTTGCCAGGATTTGGTATGATGCGCAGGTTCTACCAGATGGTGGACCGCAG GCTACGCAAGAACCTCATCCAACTGCTTGTGGTACATCCATCAGTTTGGATCAAGACCATGTTTGTTTTGGCAAGACCCTTCATAAG TTCCAAGTTTTATCGTAAGGTTCACATGTTGCCGATGATTGGTGATTTGGATCAACACCTCAAGATGGATGACAACCTCATTCCTCAACCTGTCATTGA TTACGACAAGGTGTTGATGTCACGACAACAGAGGTATGCTGTTAACAAGCCAACAGATGACAAGCCGGGTGATGCACTACCCCCTGGGGGTGATAGTGACAAAGTTCATGACGAAACCACAACAGTATTGACGGATGACAAATCATCAGATTAG
- the LOC136239467 gene encoding dipeptidyl peptidase 9-like: MDQPKNDSSKDWVWAIQHCGSIRSCHQAIHRAVPHSFMFREKEEDILFLAVTGESGQAALFSMSTSGDTMGKCSGLVNPQAQPQALSQAAILLRERMRKAGAGITGYDQLKETGELLVHLGSSSLLCSSSGKVIKELEFEGAVDIKSSPHSCHMLACVLEKDLWLMNTDNGEKTRLTFSHTPETDLLSAGQPSFISQEEFDRYTGYWWQPAGYQHDGVLRILFEEVDETGVMELHTLNPSTQTLESYRYPLVDTKNATSVLKLLEITVDDTNKISTKIKSLSYSFTHLWSDYEYLVRCGWLPDGKSAWVQLLDRSQQHLKLVMIPLAAFVGEGDPPTSKSQCCVLLEETSSHWINVTDVLQFLPIKDNQINFLWLSECSGFRHLELVTVTTGSHGDDDVMRYCDVRRKVLTSGEWVIQADQIWVDEGKHLVYFMANVKSCLENHLHVVSWDEGGVVTDPTRLTSPDFSHDVTMDKSCSMFVTTYSSLQATPVSGFFKISHKDVTVCSEHVCNFGPPSRLPPNFTPPTIFSFRLESGETLYGNIMKPTTLQPGEKYPTILNVYGGPHIQCVVNKFSYQLMKAHSWTTAGYVVVNIDNRGSYNRGIGFEAHLQNKMGHIEVEDQVTGLLHVAQQEQCIDLSRVAIHGWSYGGYMSIMCLAQRADIFKVAIAGAPVTMWEDYDTGYTERYLSRPTTNPVGYRESSVLAHAQKLPAEPNRLLLIHGMNDENVFFKHTSQLVDCLVGMTKPYQLQVYCGERHGLRSYYSTRHYEATIMTFLKQHL; this comes from the exons ATGGATCAACCTAAGAATGATTCAAGCAAGGACTGGGTGTGGGCGATACAACACTGTGGTAGCATTCGCTCGTGTCACCAAGCCATTCATCGAGCG GTACCTCACTCCTTCATGTTCAGAGAGAAAGAGGAAGACATCTTGTTCCTAGCAGTAACTGGAGAGTCAGGACAAGCAGCTTTGTTCAGCATGTCCACCAG TGGTGACACAATGGGGAAGTGTTCAGGGCTGGTTAATCCTCAGGCACAACCACAAGCCTTATCTCAGGCAGCCATCTTGTTGAGGGAGAGAATGCGTAAGGCCGGGGCGGGTATTACTGGTTATGATCAACTGAAGGAGACTGGTGAATTGTTAGTACATCTCGGCAGTTCTTCACTATTGTGTAGCAGCAGTGGAAAG GTTATAAAGGAACTGGAGTTTGAAGGAGCAGTTGATATCAAGTCATCTCCTCATTCATGTCACATGTTAGCTTGTGTGCTAGAGAAGGACTTGTGGTTGATGAACACTGATAATGGGGAGAAGACCAGGCTGACTTTCTCTCATACTCCAGAAACTGATTTGTTATCAGCTGGTCAACCATCCTTCATTAGCCAA GAGGAGTTTGACAGATACACTGGCTACTGGTGGCAACCAGCAG GTTATCAACATGATGGAGTATTAAGGATATTATTTGAGgag GTTGACGAGACTGGTGTTATGGAGCTACACACCCTCAACCCTAGTACTCAAACACTTGAGAGCTACCGGTATCCTCTGGTGGACACTAAGAATGCAACATCAGTTCTGAAATTGCTGGAGATCACTGTTGATGATACTAACAAG ATTAGCACAAAGATCAAGTCATTATCGTACTCCTTCACTCACTTGTGGAGTGATTATGAATATTTGGTCCGGTGTGGTTGGTTACCTGATGGAAAGAG TGCATGGGTACAGTTGTTAGATCGTAGTCAACAACATCTTAAACTTGTGATGATCCCATTGGCTGCTTTTGTTGGTGAAGGGGATCCTCCTACTTCAAAATCACAATGTTGTGTTCTGCTGGAAGAAACGTCTTCTCATTGGATAAAT GTGACAGATGTACTTCAGTTTCTTCCGATAAAAGATAATCAGATTAACTTTTTGTGGTTGTCAGAATGTTCTGGTTTCCGCCATCTTGAGCTGGTTACTGTGACAACTGGTTCCCATGGAGATGACGATGTTATGAGGTATTGTGATGTACGTCGTAAGGTGTTGACTAGTGGTGAGTGGGTGATACAGGCAGATCAG ATTTGGGTGGATGAGGGTAAACACTTGGTGTACTTTATGGCCAACGTAAAGAGTTGTCTGGAGAACCATCT TCACGTAGTGAGCTGGGATGAAGGAGGTGTGGTGACTGATCCCACCCGACTGACATCACCTGACTTCTCACATGATGTCACTATGGACAAG TCATGTAGCATGTTTGTCACTACCTATTCTTCACTGCAAGCCACTCCAGTGTCTGGATTTTTTAAGATCAGCCATAAAGATGTCACTGTTTGCTCTGAGCATGTTTGTAACTTTGGACCTCCTTCAA GATTGCCACCAAATTTTACTCCTCCAACGATATTCAGTTTTCGACTGGAGTCAG GGGAGACACTGTATGGTAACATTATGAAGCCAACAACACTCCAACCAGGAGAGAAATACCCCACAATTCTCAATGTCTATGGTGGACCTCACATTCAG TGTGTAGTGAACAAGTTCAGTTATCAACTTATGAAGGCGCACTCATGGACTACTGCTGGATATGTGGTAGTCAATATTGATAATAGAGGATCCTACAATAGAGGAATTGGCTTTGAGGCacatttacaaaacaaaatg GGTCACATTGAGGTGGAGGATCAGGTGACAGGACTACTACATGTAGCCCAACAGGAGCAGTGTATTGACCTGTCCAGAGTAGCAATTCATGGCTGGTCCTATG GTGGTTACATGTCCATCATGTGTCTAGCACAGAGAGCAGACATCTTCAAG GTGGCCATTGCTGGAGCACCAGTGACAATGTGGGAGGATTATGACACTGGTTACACTGAGAGGTACCTCAGTCGTCCCACCACTAATCCTGTT GGCTACAGGGAGAGCTCAGTGTTGGCACATGCTCAGAAACTACCTGCAGA ACCAAATCGACTACTACTAATCCATGGGATGAATGATGAAAACGTGTTCTTCAAACACACATCTCAGTTGGTGGATTGTCTGGTTGGCATGACCAAACCGTATCAGTTACAG GTTTACTGTGGTGAACGACATGGCCTGAGGTCTTACTACAGCACCAGACACTATGAAGCCACTATAATGACCTTCTTAAAACAACACCTTTAA
- the LOC136239481 gene encoding AP-3 complex subunit sigma-2-like isoform X1, with protein sequence MIKAIIVFNNQGKPRLVKFFSHFSEEEEQQIIREIFHMVSKRDDLVCNFLEGGSKLGTGDFKLVYRHYATLYFVFCVDSSESELGILDLIQVFVETLDKCFENVCELDLIFHVDKVHNILQEICMGGMVLETNMSEIMTHVEAQSKQEKSETSTSTIVRSTMSSAPSRAISAVKTVKQANIKTNLSSFIQRRSKMEKLN encoded by the exons ATGATCAAGGCTATCATAGTATTCAACAACCAGGGAAAACCGCGACTAGTAAAGTTCTTCAGCCACTTC TCTGAAGAGGAAGAACAACAAATCATCCGGGAGATATTTCATATGGTGTCTAAACGTGATGACTTGGTGTGTAACTTCCTCGAGGGAGGTAGCAAGTTGGGTACCGGCGACTTTAAGTTGGTATACCGTCACTATGCCACCTTGTACTTTGTGTTCTGTGTTGACTCTTCTGAGAGTGAACTAGGAATATTGGACCTGATACAG GTGTTTGTTGAAACTCTTGATAAATGTTTTGAGAATGTGTGCGAGTTAGACCTGATCTTCCATGTTGACAAG GTGCACAACATCCTGCAGGAGATCTGTATGGGAGGGATGGTACTGGAGACGAACATGTCTGAGATAATGACTCATGTTGAGGCACAGAGTAAACAGGAGAAATCAGAAACGTCAACTTCAACCATTGTCAGG AGCACCATGTCATCTGCACCTAGCCGTGCCATCAGTGCCGTCAAGACTGTGAAGCAGGCTAACATCAAAACCAATTTGTCTTCATTCATCCAGAGGAGATCTAAAATGGAGAAACTAAATTAG